TGTCAGTTACTGATGCCAGGATTCATTAAAGCACAGCCGGTTCGGACGTCAGCCGAGAATCCACCTCTGGCCCAACCGCTGGTTCGTGAAGGAGATTTTGCTGTCCAACTGCTTGCTTCATTGGGCATCGGCACGACTGATGATGAGACAGAGGCAGAGAGCACACTGGGCGAAGTGGGAATCGCTCCGCGAAACGGCTGGATTGCCGACTACCCTGTTACTCCTGACATTTTGGGTGAATTAAAAAGAACGGTCAGTGATGCTGCTGCCTCCGGCAAAATGTCCATGAGTCAGGACGAGGCGATAAAAAGGCTCCAGGATGTTGCAGCCGAATATGGTTTATCAATATGGGTTGATACCTCTGGCCAGGCGCCTGGGGATACATCCGGCCTGAGTTATCCGGCGCCTGATGTCATACAGGATTATTATGACACCGAGAGCCCCCCGGTGGTCACCTACTATGCGCCCCCGCCTCCCTACGCATATATGTATAGCTGGGTGCCTTATCCCTTCTGGTGGTGGGATGTCTGGTTCCCCGGGTTTTACGTCCTTGTGGATTTTCATGTCAGGGTACATGATCACAGGGGATATAGACACGGAGAATTCATCAGCAATCATTTCCGCGATTCCCGCACAAGCAGGATTTTCAGGGTCGACCCCGCACACAGGTCTGAAGGCGGGGTATTTCCGTTTGGAAGGGCAGCCGGATGGACTAGCCCTGCAGCACGGAGCGGAGCGCAATCCATTATGGAACGCGGCCGGGCGACGACCACTCCGGGAGGCGCTGAGACAGCAGGTAGGGAATATAGAGGCTATCGGGGCTATGGTGTGTCCAGGTCTTCTCCCGGAACAGGGTCAAACGCATTTGAACATTCCATTAACAGAACCACTGAACAGCCTGCGAGCGACCGCGGGTTTCGGAGCCGATCTGCTGCCGGCCAGGTCTCCGGCGGAGTTTCCCATGGTGTCTCAGGATACCATGGCGGCGGTTCGCGACGATAAGATGGCACAATGTATGGCTATTAAAAAAAGAATTTTTAAGAGCAATGATGGATGGAGGAAAAAATGTTCGGTAATAGAACAACATCAGAATCAGTTTTCCATTATGTCTTTGCAGCTTTGATCGCTGTCACCATTGCGATCATTGCATCACATTATCCTGCCGCTGCTCAGGATGCCGGGCAAAGGAAGTTCAAATCCCCTGAAGATGCGTTCAAAGCGCTCGTTGATGCCGCCAAGGATAATGACACGAAAGCACTCCTGGCCATTTTCGGTCCCGACAGCAAGGACATCATATCCTCGGGAGATTCAATTGCAGACAGCGCTGCGCTCAACCGATTTGTAAAGGCGGCAGGGGAGGAGGTAAGGTTTGCAAAATTGGATAATGGAGCAATGCTGCCGATTATCGGGAAAGGTGAGTGTTCCTTCCCGATCCCGATTGTCAAGTCAGGTAACGAATGGGTCTTTGCCACTGAAGAAGGGAAGGAAGAGATATTGAACCGAAGGATAGGCAAGAACGAGTTGAATACCATTGAGGTGGTCCGTGCGATTGCCGATGCTCAACGCGATTATGCAAGCAAGGACCGTGACGGTGATGGGGTACTGCAATATGCCGAGCATTTCCTGAGCCGCGAAGGTAAGAGGGACGGCCTATACTGGGAGGCTGAACCCGGAGGGGAGCAGAGTCCGCTCGGCCCATTGGTCGCCCATGCTGCTGAGGAGGGATACCCTGTGGGGAAACACACCGGAAAGTATACCCCGTATCACGGCTACTATTTCAAGATGCTGAAAGGCCAGGGCAGCAATGCCCCTGGCGGCGATTTTGATTATATAATCAACGGCAAGATGGTTGCCGGCTTCGGAGTTGTGGCATACCCTGCTGAATACGGAGTGTCAGGGATCATGACCTTCATGGTGAACCAGCTCGGCATGGTGTATGAAAAAGATCTGGGAACAAGAACCGAAGAGATTGCCAAGGCAATGACAAAGTATGACCCTGATAAGACATGGAAAAAGGTCAAATAGACAAAAGGGAGCATCGCTCAATCTGATGGG
The genomic region above belongs to Thermodesulfovibrionales bacterium and contains:
- a CDS encoding DUF2950 domain-containing protein, whose amino-acid sequence is MFGNRTTSESVFHYVFAALIAVTIAIIASHYPAAAQDAGQRKFKSPEDAFKALVDAAKDNDTKALLAIFGPDSKDIISSGDSIADSAALNRFVKAAGEEVRFAKLDNGAMLPIIGKGECSFPIPIVKSGNEWVFATEEGKEEILNRRIGKNELNTIEVVRAIADAQRDYASKDRDGDGVLQYAEHFLSREGKRDGLYWEAEPGGEQSPLGPLVAHAAEEGYPVGKHTGKYTPYHGYYFKMLKGQGSNAPGGDFDYIINGKMVAGFGVVAYPAEYGVSGIMTFMVNQLGMVYEKDLGTRTEEIAKAMTKYDPDKTWKKVK